A window of the Dyadobacter pollutisoli genome harbors these coding sequences:
- a CDS encoding type II toxin-antitoxin system HicA family toxin, producing the protein MTSKELLSLLIDDGWFKKSQKGSHLQLMHPTKAGKVTVPMHKGDVRPGTLHNILKQAGLK; encoded by the coding sequence ATGACATCAAAAGAATTGCTCAGTTTACTTATAGATGATGGTTGGTTTAAGAAAAGTCAAAAAGGAAGTCACTTGCAGCTAATGCACCCTACCAAGGCGGGGAAAGTTACAGTTCCAATGCACAAAGGAGACGTTAGACCTGGGACTTTGCACAATATTTTGAAACAGGCCGGGCTTAAATGA
- a CDS encoding MBL fold metallo-hydrolase, with the protein MKRIIKKTFMIFFILLALLVLAVVMFMQQPQFGKQPSGARLERIKKSANYRDGQFQNESFTPDLAEGASYFKVITKFFFGKSKHNLPGATIPSQKTDLLHLNPDEDVLVWFGHSSYFMQIDGKTILVDPVFSGSASPLSFTTPSFKGTDVYKVEDFPNIDYLLISHDHYDHLDYETILKLKSKVKKVVTGLGTGEHFELWGYDPAVLLEKDWNEEADLGNGFKVNFTPGRHFSGRGFSRNKALWVSFVLQTPSKKIFVGGDSGYDHHFKKIGEQFGPFDLVLLECGQYNEYWKYIHMMPEETVTAAKELRAAKLMPVHWSKFSLSLHDWNEPIERATIEAKKQNMPLVTPMIGQKVDLNGDMVFGEWWKAEALQVE; encoded by the coding sequence ATGAAACGAATAATCAAAAAGACTTTTATGATATTTTTTATATTACTGGCATTGCTGGTACTAGCCGTGGTCATGTTTATGCAGCAACCACAATTTGGAAAACAACCCTCCGGTGCCCGACTGGAAAGAATTAAAAAATCGGCCAACTATCGCGACGGGCAGTTTCAAAATGAAAGCTTTACGCCTGACCTGGCCGAAGGTGCTAGTTATTTCAAAGTGATTACGAAATTCTTCTTCGGCAAAAGCAAGCACAACCTCCCTGGTGCTACTATTCCTTCGCAAAAAACTGATTTGTTGCATTTAAACCCCGATGAAGATGTGCTGGTATGGTTTGGCCATTCGTCCTACTTCATGCAGATTGACGGCAAAACGATACTGGTCGATCCGGTCTTCAGCGGAAGTGCCTCGCCTCTCAGTTTCACAACGCCGAGTTTCAAAGGTACGGACGTGTACAAAGTTGAAGATTTTCCAAACATTGATTACTTGCTGATCTCGCATGATCATTACGACCATTTGGATTATGAGACGATCTTAAAACTCAAATCCAAAGTCAAAAAAGTAGTTACCGGACTCGGTACCGGCGAACATTTCGAGCTTTGGGGCTATGATCCGGCTGTTTTGTTGGAAAAAGACTGGAATGAAGAGGCTGATCTGGGGAATGGTTTCAAAGTCAATTTCACGCCGGGGCGTCACTTTTCCGGTCGTGGTTTTAGCCGGAACAAGGCACTTTGGGTCTCGTTCGTGCTGCAAACTCCAAGTAAGAAGATCTTCGTAGGCGGCGATTCCGGGTATGATCATCATTTCAAAAAGATTGGAGAGCAGTTCGGGCCATTCGACCTCGTGCTACTCGAATGCGGACAGTATAACGAATATTGGAAATACATTCACATGATGCCGGAAGAAACCGTAACAGCAGCCAAAGAATTACGCGCCGCCAAACTAATGCCCGTACACTGGTCGAAATTCTCCCTTTCCCTCCACGACTGGAACGAGCCCATCGAAAGAGCCACCATCGAAGCCAAAAAGCAAAATATGCCACTAGTAACCCCCATGATCGGCCAGAAAGTGGATTTGAATGGGGATATGGTTTTTGGGGAATGGTGGAAGGCGGAGGCTTTGCAGGTTGAGTAA
- a CDS encoding CocE/NonD family hydrolase, with amino-acid sequence MKISFLCCLLLVTSFFSNAQNTTVQDTSWVRNNYKKTEQYITMRDGVKLFTAIYTPIDSSQSYPILMHRTPYSVRPYGANNYRRSLGPNGYLMREKYIFVYQDARGRYKSEGNFREMTPAIDVKKSNKDVDESSDTYDTIEWLLKNTKNNGNVGQSGISFPGYYSSAGLPDAHPALKAVSPQAPMSDEFIGDDCYHNGAFFLMDNFGFYSGFDGPKSQDGQNYQSHFNVKFNDAYQYFLDFGPLKKANAAPYFADENSIWRQTVAHPVYDEFWQSRNIKNHLKNIKPAVLIVGGWFDAEDLYGALKTYAAIEKQTPGNNNRLVMGPWTHGGWASPSWKSFAQYQFGADVNKYFQEEIETRFFNFYLKGKGTFDQPEVTVFETGSNQWKNYDVWPPKNSQPTSYYFDAKGKLSTTKPTAAKSASEYESDPAKPVPYTNVIGGNRNNEYMAEDQRFAARRPDVLTFQTDTLTDDVTLTGEIIANLMVSTTGTDADFIVKVIDVWPAGATLPATQDGQRAIQMGGYQQMVRAEVLRGKFRNSFSKPEPFIKDKIEKVTVKLNETAHTFKKGHRIMVQVQSSWFPLVDRNPQKFVNIFEANESDFQKSRITIHHDSKNSSSILLPVLK; translated from the coding sequence ATGAAAATAAGTTTCCTCTGTTGCCTTTTGCTGGTTACCTCATTCTTTTCTAATGCACAAAATACTACCGTCCAGGACACAAGCTGGGTTAGGAATAATTACAAAAAGACAGAACAATACATTACCATGCGGGATGGTGTAAAGCTTTTTACCGCCATTTACACACCGATTGATTCTTCACAAAGTTACCCGATCCTGATGCATCGGACGCCTTATTCGGTACGGCCATATGGGGCGAATAATTACCGCCGTAGCCTGGGGCCCAATGGTTATCTGATGCGTGAAAAGTACATTTTCGTTTATCAGGATGCGCGGGGCCGCTACAAAAGCGAAGGAAACTTCCGTGAAATGACTCCGGCCATTGATGTAAAAAAGAGTAACAAGGATGTCGACGAGTCCAGCGATACGTATGATACGATCGAGTGGTTGTTGAAAAATACCAAAAACAATGGCAATGTGGGCCAATCGGGGATTTCATTTCCAGGCTACTACTCTTCCGCCGGCTTGCCTGATGCGCACCCTGCATTGAAAGCAGTTTCACCGCAAGCCCCGATGTCCGACGAGTTCATTGGCGACGATTGCTACCACAACGGGGCATTCTTTTTAATGGATAATTTTGGTTTTTACAGTGGTTTTGATGGTCCGAAAAGTCAGGACGGGCAAAACTACCAAAGCCATTTCAATGTGAAATTCAATGACGCCTACCAATATTTTCTAGACTTTGGACCATTGAAAAAAGCGAATGCCGCTCCTTATTTTGCTGATGAAAATAGTATCTGGCGACAAACAGTGGCGCATCCGGTTTACGACGAATTCTGGCAATCGAGAAATATTAAAAACCATTTGAAAAACATCAAACCTGCTGTTTTGATAGTCGGAGGCTGGTTTGATGCGGAGGATCTTTATGGCGCATTGAAAACTTATGCGGCCATTGAAAAGCAAACGCCGGGTAACAACAACCGGCTGGTAATGGGACCCTGGACGCATGGGGGCTGGGCATCGCCGAGTTGGAAATCTTTTGCTCAGTACCAGTTTGGGGCTGATGTGAACAAGTATTTTCAGGAGGAAATTGAGACCAGATTTTTTAATTTTTACCTGAAAGGAAAAGGCACATTCGATCAGCCTGAGGTAACTGTGTTCGAAACGGGCTCTAATCAATGGAAAAATTATGATGTGTGGCCACCTAAAAACAGCCAGCCTACATCCTACTATTTTGATGCGAAGGGTAAGCTTTCGACAACCAAACCGACTGCTGCTAAAAGTGCGTCGGAATATGAAAGTGATCCGGCCAAACCAGTTCCTTATACCAATGTGATCGGCGGCAACCGTAACAATGAGTACATGGCCGAAGATCAGCGGTTTGCTGCCAGGCGTCCGGATGTTTTGACATTTCAGACAGATACATTGACCGACGATGTGACATTGACCGGCGAAATCATTGCGAATCTAATGGTTTCCACAACCGGTACGGATGCTGACTTTATCGTGAAAGTGATTGATGTGTGGCCTGCAGGAGCGACCTTGCCCGCGACTCAGGATGGTCAGCGGGCAATACAAATGGGCGGGTACCAGCAAATGGTGCGTGCCGAAGTGCTGCGTGGGAAATTCCGGAATAGCTTTTCTAAGCCAGAGCCCTTTATAAAAGATAAGATCGAGAAAGTGACAGTAAAGCTGAATGAAACAGCCCATACCTTCAAAAAAGGGCACCGGATAATGGTGCAGGTACAGAGCAGCTGGTTTCCGCTGGTGGACCGGAATCCGCAGAAGTTCGTCAATATCTTTGAAGCGAATGAATCGGATTTTCAAAAGTCCAGGATTACCATTCACCACGATTCTAAAAACAGCAGCAGCATACTTTTGCCGGTTCTGAAATGA
- a CDS encoding ThuA domain-containing protein: protein MNNVFGKLPVYLIVVFLFFSIDSKGQSKPSKFKVLAMAEPGGHHIAYSKAARVWLDSLAGKENFSIDYIDKTDPINEAYLANYQLIIQLDYVPYAWKPEAVGAFEKYINEGKGGWIGFHHATLLGEFDGYKIWPWFSDFMGGIRYKNYIADFAAATVNVENKKHPVMKGVPASFLVKKEEWYIYDKSPRPNVNVIASVDESTYSPDSKIKMGDHPVIWSNPKMKARNIYIFMGHSPVLFESADYKTIFKNAILWASKK from the coding sequence ATGAACAATGTGTTCGGGAAGCTTCCCGTTTATTTGATTGTTGTCTTTTTGTTTTTTTCTATTGATTCAAAAGGTCAGTCGAAACCATCAAAATTCAAGGTTCTGGCGATGGCGGAACCTGGTGGGCACCATATTGCGTATTCCAAAGCGGCCAGAGTATGGCTGGATTCGCTGGCTGGTAAAGAAAATTTTTCCATTGATTACATTGATAAGACAGATCCGATCAACGAGGCCTATCTTGCAAATTATCAGTTGATTATTCAGCTGGATTACGTTCCCTATGCCTGGAAACCGGAGGCTGTGGGGGCTTTTGAAAAATATATCAATGAAGGCAAAGGTGGCTGGATCGGTTTTCATCACGCGACATTGCTTGGAGAGTTTGACGGATACAAGATCTGGCCCTGGTTTTCGGATTTTATGGGCGGAATCAGGTACAAGAACTACATTGCCGATTTTGCTGCGGCGACAGTCAACGTTGAAAACAAAAAGCATCCGGTTATGAAAGGTGTTCCCGCTTCATTTTTGGTCAAAAAAGAGGAATGGTACATCTACGATAAGAGCCCGAGGCCGAATGTAAATGTGATCGCGAGTGTGGACGAATCGACTTACTCGCCCGACTCGAAGATCAAAATGGGCGACCATCCGGTGATCTGGTCCAATCCCAAAATGAAGGCGAGAAATATCTACATTTTTATGGGACATTCGCCTGTGCTGTTCGAAAGCGCAGACTACAAAACCATTTTCAAAAACGCTATTCTTTGGGCCTCGAAGAAATAA
- a CDS encoding purple acid phosphatase family protein: MRHLTQLYFKSFFTLILLLSCCLAYSQENKTYPASVFPDRIILGYKGNPAISQAVNWRTDSTVTNAVAAISEADPSPDFQPHAKIVKALTQPTILDGKTVLYHEVNFTDLKPATQYAYRVGNGKQWSEWFHFKTASDKPEPLSFVYFGDAQNDIRSMWSRVVRGAYSNIPKANFLIHAGDLINRSNSDYEWGEWFEAGGWINGMVPNLAAPGNHEYFTDTDKKEKVSKHWRPQFALPENGPDGLQETAYYIDYQGSRFIFLNSEEATIGRKELDKQADWFEQVVKENPNRWTIVVHHHPIFSTKKGRDNDEWRDKMEPLYRKHKVDIVLQGHDHTYGRGINMPVGQSRKKPDGPIYVVSVSGPKQYDIGLQNWMDRAASNTQLYQVITVEQNKLSFKAFTVNGDLYDAFDLNKDKAGSNTLVELSTALKMQERLELPERYQKSFKEAELKEYNERYQEYKKRKGIK, from the coding sequence ATGCGGCACCTTACCCAACTATATTTCAAATCGTTTTTTACGCTTATTCTACTATTATCCTGCTGTTTAGCTTATTCACAAGAGAATAAGACTTATCCTGCGTCAGTTTTTCCCGACCGCATCATACTGGGTTACAAAGGCAACCCTGCCATTTCACAGGCCGTTAACTGGCGTACCGATTCTACAGTTACCAATGCCGTTGCAGCGATTTCGGAAGCTGATCCCTCGCCGGATTTTCAACCACATGCGAAAATAGTAAAGGCATTGACCCAACCTACGATTTTAGATGGCAAAACTGTCCTCTACCATGAAGTGAATTTTACAGATCTTAAACCAGCCACGCAGTATGCCTACCGTGTTGGAAATGGCAAGCAATGGAGCGAATGGTTTCATTTTAAAACCGCTTCTGATAAGCCAGAACCGCTTTCCTTTGTTTATTTTGGCGATGCTCAAAATGATATTCGCTCGATGTGGTCACGGGTAGTACGTGGCGCTTACTCGAATATTCCGAAGGCCAATTTCCTTATTCATGCCGGGGACCTGATCAACCGTTCCAATAGTGATTATGAATGGGGCGAATGGTTTGAAGCCGGTGGCTGGATCAATGGTATGGTACCGAATTTGGCAGCGCCTGGTAACCACGAATATTTTACAGATACAGATAAAAAAGAGAAGGTTTCGAAACACTGGCGGCCACAATTTGCATTACCGGAAAACGGCCCGGACGGCTTACAGGAAACCGCCTACTACATTGATTATCAAGGAAGCAGATTTATTTTTCTTAACTCAGAAGAAGCAACCATTGGTCGCAAAGAACTTGATAAACAGGCAGATTGGTTTGAGCAGGTTGTGAAAGAAAACCCGAACCGCTGGACCATCGTTGTTCATCACCACCCGATTTTTTCAACCAAAAAAGGACGTGACAATGATGAGTGGCGCGATAAAATGGAACCACTTTACAGAAAACACAAAGTTGACATTGTGTTGCAAGGCCACGATCACACTTACGGCAGAGGCATCAATATGCCTGTGGGGCAGAGTCGCAAGAAACCGGATGGCCCTATATATGTAGTGTCGGTGAGTGGTCCAAAACAGTATGACATCGGTTTACAAAACTGGATGGACAGGGCCGCTTCCAATACGCAGCTTTATCAGGTGATCACGGTTGAGCAGAACAAACTGTCTTTCAAGGCTTTTACAGTGAATGGTGATCTTTACGACGCTTTTGACCTGAATAAAGACAAAGCGGGAAGTAACACATTAGTTGAGCTTTCCACAGCTCTGAAAATGCAGGAAAGACTGGAATTGCCTGAGCGTTACCAGAAAAGCTTCAAAGAAGCCGAGCTGAAAGAGTATAACGAGCGCTACCAGGAATATAAAAAGCGGAAGGGTATTAAGTAA
- a CDS encoding B12-binding domain-containing radical SAM protein translates to MKKTLFITPPFTQLNTPYPATAYLKGFLNTLGRKSYQADLGIDVILELFSSQGLKKLFSDLDASDIELSDNSFRIYSLKDDYISTIDPVIRFLKNINPTLAHSICDRSYLPEASRFQQLEDMDWAFGTMGIHDKARHLATLYLEDLGDLIQEAVDPHFGFSRYAERLGRSATSFDEMEQALEMPDTLLSDTLKKVLEQKIQKYAPDIVCISVPFPGNLYGGFKCGQYLKAHYPEIKIVMGGGFANTELRSLKEPRVFNYIDFVCLDDGEAPLLSLLEYLDGERSLSMLKRVYSLVDGEVIYHNGAKEKDVPQRDTGTPDYSDLPLHDYLSVIEIVNPMHRLWSDGRWNKLTLAHGCYWGKCSFCDISLDYIRRYEPMTAALLCDRIEEIIAQTQQNGFHFVDEAAPPALLRDLALEIIRRKITVVWWTNIRFEKNFTPDLCLLLKASGCIAISGGLEVASDRLLERMKKGVTVAQVARVADAFTQAGIMVHAYLMYGFPTQTAHETIDALEMVRQLFQVGIVQSGFWHRFAMTAHSPVGLYPEEFDVMRLGPNTGKFANNDLEHQDPLGADHDRFAEGLRKSLFNYMHGVCLDFPLSRWFDFKVPTTSVSPKYIERSISEPADSNVRPNAIVTWLGSVPELSVFEEQRGKKVLEVGELVFFNKKKEWAVETNVPVGEWLVEILPDLLISNPEPYSLEQLKNDFETAGLGSFEAFSKSATWVQLRESGMLVL, encoded by the coding sequence GTGAAGAAGACATTATTCATAACCCCGCCATTTACCCAGCTTAATACGCCTTATCCCGCCACTGCTTACCTGAAAGGATTTCTGAACACTTTGGGAAGGAAGTCGTATCAGGCCGATCTGGGTATTGATGTGATCCTTGAATTGTTCTCTTCGCAAGGTCTAAAAAAGCTGTTTTCAGACCTGGACGCTTCTGACATTGAACTGAGTGACAATAGTTTCCGGATTTATTCGCTCAAAGATGATTATATCAGTACCATTGATCCCGTCATCCGTTTTCTTAAAAATATAAATCCTACACTAGCTCACAGCATTTGTGATCGAAGCTATCTGCCTGAAGCCAGTAGGTTTCAGCAGCTGGAAGACATGGACTGGGCTTTCGGAACCATGGGAATTCATGATAAAGCGCGTCACCTGGCTACATTATATCTGGAAGATCTCGGAGATTTGATTCAGGAAGCAGTCGATCCGCATTTTGGGTTTAGCCGCTATGCTGAGCGTTTGGGAAGGTCGGCGACCAGTTTCGATGAAATGGAACAGGCGCTGGAAATGCCGGATACGCTTTTGTCAGACACATTGAAGAAAGTATTGGAACAAAAAATTCAGAAATACGCCCCTGATATTGTCTGCATTTCGGTCCCGTTTCCTGGTAATCTGTATGGTGGCTTCAAATGCGGTCAGTACCTGAAAGCGCATTATCCTGAGATCAAAATAGTAATGGGTGGCGGTTTTGCTAATACCGAACTTCGCTCATTGAAAGAACCGAGGGTTTTCAATTACATTGATTTTGTTTGCCTGGACGATGGCGAAGCGCCTTTGCTGTCGCTTTTGGAATATCTGGACGGAGAAAGGTCACTTTCGATGCTGAAAAGGGTTTATTCGCTGGTCGATGGTGAAGTAATTTACCACAATGGTGCGAAGGAAAAGGATGTTCCGCAGCGTGATACCGGCACGCCCGATTACAGCGATCTGCCATTGCATGATTATTTGTCCGTCATTGAAATCGTCAATCCAATGCACCGCCTTTGGAGTGATGGGCGATGGAACAAGCTGACGCTGGCGCACGGCTGTTATTGGGGTAAATGCTCGTTTTGCGACATTTCCCTTGACTATATCCGTCGCTACGAACCTATGACGGCGGCGTTGTTATGTGACAGGATTGAAGAAATCATTGCACAAACCCAGCAGAATGGGTTTCATTTTGTTGATGAAGCGGCACCACCTGCCTTATTGAGGGACTTGGCATTGGAAATCATACGGCGCAAAATCACGGTAGTTTGGTGGACCAATATCCGTTTCGAGAAGAATTTTACGCCTGATCTTTGCCTGCTGCTGAAAGCTTCCGGATGCATTGCGATTTCCGGCGGCCTGGAAGTAGCTTCGGACCGGTTGCTGGAAAGAATGAAAAAGGGAGTTACTGTTGCTCAGGTGGCCCGGGTAGCGGATGCATTTACGCAGGCAGGTATCATGGTGCACGCCTACCTGATGTATGGCTTTCCGACGCAAACTGCTCACGAAACGATTGACGCATTGGAAATGGTGCGGCAGCTTTTTCAGGTCGGGATAGTCCAATCGGGGTTCTGGCATCGGTTTGCGATGACTGCCCACAGCCCGGTCGGTTTATACCCGGAAGAGTTTGATGTCATGCGTTTAGGCCCGAATACGGGCAAATTTGCGAATAATGATCTTGAACACCAGGATCCGCTCGGTGCTGATCACGACCGGTTCGCAGAGGGGTTGAGGAAATCATTGTTCAATTATATGCATGGGGTTTGCCTGGATTTTCCGCTTTCCAGGTGGTTTGATTTCAAGGTGCCTACGACTTCTGTTTCTCCCAAATACATTGAAAGAAGCATTAGCGAACCTGCTGATTCCAATGTACGTCCCAATGCGATTGTAACCTGGCTTGGCAGCGTTCCGGAACTATCTGTATTTGAAGAGCAGCGCGGTAAAAAAGTACTGGAAGTGGGGGAGCTCGTTTTTTTTAACAAAAAGAAAGAATGGGCGGTCGAAACGAATGTGCCGGTAGGAGAGTGGCTCGTGGAAATACTCCCTGATCTGCTGATCTCGAATCCCGAACCATATTCATTGGAACAACTGAAAAATGACTTCGAAACTGCCGGTTTGGGCAGTTTTGAGGCATTCAGCAAATCTGCTACCTGGGTACAGCTGAGGGAGAGCGGTATGCTCGTGCTATAA
- the nagA gene encoding N-acetylglucosamine-6-phosphate deacetylase gives MSIQLFAERVFTGIEVLENQLITIQDGKIAGMENAKPDPGITKVANLAPGLFDSHINGGEKYYFTERADEETIDDIYQASLNTGAAYVLPTLITSPRENILKGIEATRSYISKNPASGVLGMHLEGPFLNPIKRGAHLSEYVRKPGNEELAEIIKYGKGVIRLITIAPEMFTDDQLAMLLESGITVSAGHSNATYEEATSAFGKGIQLVTHLYNAMSAFGHRQPGLVGATFDTESVYAPIIIDGVHCDFGAASVAYKIKKDKLFLISDALFLGEKVTEFKWGEFDAYLKNGRYTNSDGNLAGATISLGDAVRNAVQHVDIPLQEAIEMATIRPATALGLNDKIGSIAIGYPATFTTFDDNLDLFHVLSPRA, from the coding sequence ATGTCAATTCAACTATTCGCGGAAAGGGTTTTTACAGGCATAGAAGTTCTTGAAAATCAATTAATCACAATCCAGGATGGTAAAATTGCCGGAATGGAGAACGCGAAACCCGATCCCGGAATTACAAAAGTTGCCAATCTCGCCCCCGGGCTTTTCGACAGTCACATTAACGGCGGTGAAAAATATTATTTTACCGAGAGAGCCGACGAAGAAACGATTGATGACATATACCAGGCCAGCCTGAATACCGGCGCCGCCTACGTGCTTCCAACCCTGATCACATCTCCACGGGAAAATATTTTAAAGGGGATAGAAGCCACTCGTAGCTATATTTCCAAAAATCCTGCATCCGGTGTTCTTGGTATGCATTTGGAAGGACCATTTCTGAACCCGATCAAACGCGGCGCTCATCTTTCGGAATATGTACGAAAGCCTGGCAACGAGGAACTTGCTGAAATCATCAAATATGGGAAAGGCGTGATCAGGCTGATCACCATTGCACCTGAAATGTTCACGGACGACCAGCTGGCTATGTTGCTGGAATCCGGTATCACCGTTTCCGCAGGTCATTCCAATGCTACCTATGAGGAAGCCACCAGCGCATTTGGAAAAGGAATTCAGCTGGTTACCCATTTATATAATGCCATGTCAGCGTTCGGGCACCGGCAGCCCGGCCTGGTAGGCGCTACTTTTGACACGGAATCAGTGTATGCCCCTATCATCATTGACGGCGTACATTGCGATTTTGGAGCAGCAAGTGTGGCTTATAAGATCAAAAAAGACAAGCTTTTCCTGATCTCCGATGCACTATTCTTAGGAGAAAAAGTAACTGAATTCAAATGGGGTGAATTTGATGCTTACCTTAAAAATGGTCGTTATACCAATTCAGATGGAAATTTGGCAGGCGCAACGATCTCACTCGGAGATGCAGTTCGCAATGCTGTTCAGCACGTAGATATCCCTTTGCAGGAAGCAATTGAAATGGCAACCATCCGACCCGCGACAGCATTAGGTTTGAATGACAAGATCGGAAGCATTGCCATCGGCTATCCCGCCACGTTCACAACTTTTGACGATAACCTGGACTTGTTCCATGTCCTGTCACCCAGGGCTTAA
- a CDS encoding pentapeptide repeat-containing protein, translated as MIRNNSLEVVSNLDFSLGQPDQGSYEQYKFVNCTFSDLSGIDFIDCIFQDCNMSNVNVKNCKISDIAFINCKLTGANFFESKEFAFAANFESCILDYAIFDRKKLNKSAFNNCKIHGADFTQADLSKCKVHNCDFWDAVFFNTNLQGVDFSTSKNFTIDPTANSIRKAKFLSSDLAGLLTKFDIIIK; from the coding sequence ATGATCCGAAACAACAGCCTGGAAGTAGTTAGTAACCTTGATTTTAGCCTTGGACAACCTGATCAAGGCAGTTATGAACAATACAAATTTGTAAACTGCACTTTCTCGGATCTTTCAGGAATTGATTTCATCGATTGCATTTTCCAGGACTGCAATATGAGTAACGTCAATGTTAAAAATTGCAAGATTTCAGACATTGCATTCATCAATTGTAAATTGACGGGAGCCAACTTTTTCGAAAGTAAAGAGTTTGCCTTCGCCGCTAATTTTGAAAGTTGCATTCTCGACTACGCCATTTTCGACCGAAAAAAACTGAATAAATCAGCATTCAATAACTGCAAAATTCATGGTGCCGACTTCACCCAGGCCGATCTTTCCAAATGCAAAGTGCATAACTGCGATTTCTGGGATGCGGTTTTTTTTAATACCAATTTGCAGGGCGTTGATTTCAGTACCAGTAAGAACTTCACCATTGATCCCACCGCCAACAGTATCAGGAAAGCGAAATTCCTCTCTTCCGATCTGGCCGGGCTTTTGACCAAATTTGACATAATTATCAAATAG
- the trxA gene encoding thioredoxin encodes MATFSELINSNKPVLVDFSAEWCGPCKMMKPILEQVKADLGDSATIIKVDVDKNQSAANAYKIQGVPTLIVFKHGKPMWRQSGVVQADQLKSVIKKYI; translated from the coding sequence ATGGCAACATTCTCAGAACTCATCAACAGCAACAAACCGGTCCTGGTAGACTTTTCAGCGGAATGGTGCGGCCCCTGTAAAATGATGAAACCCATTTTGGAACAAGTGAAAGCCGACCTGGGCGACAGCGCGACCATTATCAAAGTAGATGTGGATAAAAATCAATCTGCTGCGAATGCTTACAAAATTCAGGGCGTGCCGACTCTGATTGTTTTCAAACATGGCAAACCAATGTGGCGGCAATCCGGAGTGGTACAGGCAGACCAATTGAAATCAGTCATTAAAAAATACATCTAA
- a CDS encoding acyltransferase family protein codes for MKDRVEQLDGLRGIFAVLVIAHHHNAFKESVFYNNFFVINASLFVDFFFVLSGFVIALNYVNRIHTPRDFFTFLKKRFIRLYPLLFYTEVVFIIANLLGEQSPLKNVGSLGLSYYFFTAFDTLTFMGSSTVFGAWISNNYPSWSISAEMISYLVFGLVLLLLPRFKYFVFILITILSAVFIYSRGEYLLAYDYGFVRALLSFCLGIFTHLLLSKKSFHLSAFEIPFLLFLVLSMYCVHHLDLNLWKLVFPFIFALGIIIFSSSTGIVTQLLSSKPFQYLGKISYSIYLNHAIVLIFVNVVLFRALKSPENEWMFGLSLALSIALTILYSHFTYEWVEKRFGKFLKTRLN; via the coding sequence ATGAAAGACCGAGTTGAACAACTGGATGGATTAAGGGGCATTTTTGCAGTTCTCGTTATCGCCCACCACCATAATGCATTTAAGGAGTCGGTCTTCTATAACAATTTCTTTGTCATCAACGCCAGCCTTTTCGTTGACTTTTTTTTCGTTCTGAGCGGCTTTGTGATCGCATTGAATTATGTCAATCGCATTCACACTCCCAGGGATTTTTTTACATTCCTTAAAAAGCGCTTCATTCGCCTGTATCCTCTCCTTTTTTACACCGAAGTGGTTTTTATAATCGCCAACTTGCTCGGAGAACAGAGCCCTTTGAAAAATGTCGGAAGTCTGGGACTGAGCTATTACTTTTTTACAGCTTTTGATACCCTCACTTTTATGGGTTCCAGTACCGTTTTTGGCGCGTGGATCAGCAATAATTATCCTTCCTGGTCCATTTCAGCAGAAATGATTTCTTACCTGGTTTTTGGGTTGGTCCTGTTGCTACTGCCCCGGTTCAAATATTTCGTATTCATTTTAATCACCATTCTTTCCGCGGTTTTCATCTATTCGCGGGGCGAGTACCTACTCGCATATGACTATGGTTTCGTCCGTGCGCTGCTGAGTTTCTGTTTGGGAATATTTACACATCTCTTGCTCAGTAAAAAAAGCTTTCATCTTTCTGCATTCGAAATTCCCTTTTTGCTGTTTCTCGTGCTGTCCATGTACTGCGTCCACCATTTGGACCTAAACCTTTGGAAACTGGTTTTCCCCTTCATTTTTGCATTAGGCATCATTATTTTCAGCAGTTCGACGGGCATAGTGACGCAGCTGCTTTCGAGTAAGCCTTTTCAATATCTGGGTAAAATCTCTTATTCTATCTACCTGAACCACGCCATTGTGCTGATCTTTGTCAATGTGGTTCTTTTTCGCGCATTGAAATCTCCGGAAAATGAATGGATGTTCGGACTTTCGCTGGCCTTGTCCATAGCGCTGACGATCCTGTACTCGCATTTCACATATGAATGGGTGGAGAAGCGGTTTGGTAAATTTTTGAAAACCCGACTGAACTGA